One genomic segment of Thermodesulfobacterium sp. TA1 includes these proteins:
- the rgy gene encoding reverse gyrase — translation MLYFIDNGCPNCKGMVSDERLGKGLPCVSCLPEEKIPANPSITSICKTLDQEKTLKYLKIFGEVEKKVTKFKKLFKEIIEAEPSSLQINWAKRFFLGESFAIIAPTGTGKSTFGLLGALLTSKKALIIVPTKMLVNQVETKINEFLDKTSSSALKKKRILAYTGNKKEKELLEKQNFDVFICTSAFMHKNFEVLKKIDFSLIFVDDVDSFLKSSKNVDNLFLLLGFSEEEIRLALKREKTEDDYSELLKIKQNHRNHQKQLIISSATLRPRTNRVFLFQNLLGFEITRFISTLRKVVDTCLDLGEPRDIHRLSEEAIKLAKALGKGGLIFIEESYGRAYVEKFTEELRKMGVKAISYLETSEEELLTKLKQGEVEVAVGLCHLGNPLVRGLDLPEILRYAIFLGVPKHVFPLSTSGETFSLSATPQFLHSLLLSLMPLFKDEERITAISYVNYLKRFLTLKEEDLPKYEGLYKKVLSIKGFLEEKLQNPEFIEKLKTSEEVFLERDEKGGYNLIVGNASSYLQASGRVSRLTTKGLMPGISVILVDSLKALNSLKKRLKFYLSEELEIKEVSFKQIIELDIKIKEERKKISAEKIDFKNYLLIVESPHKAKTIANFFGKPSVRRYNNLWIYEIPMENTLLSVCASLGHIYNLSRKKGIFGVLKDNGNFYPVFNTIKIDREKGEQYIDDEEIKEKENLFDKGEIIEGLRVLSFCSDQTFIASDPDSEGEKIAYDLYINLKPFQKNIKRLEFHEVTVRALKQALSAPQEINLPRVKAQLARRLADRWVGFSLSQELWKVFQKNYLSAGRVQTPVLGWVIEREKLSKQYKYRVNFTINQHPFSIEVEDKSEAEKIEKHLPQAKISLVGQKEDEFSPPPPYTTDTILEEAYHFFKFSTSYTMSLLQELFELGLITYHRTDSTRISEVGRFQVAKPYISERFGEELFSPREWFSEGAHEGIRPTRPWDVEELKLRVAHGLLSFKKYKDSFRIYDLIFRRFLASQMRKTKVLKKTLKLNLPFFTWEEEVIVEILLNGYDLIWIKPQLFPVSSSLKIENISLTKIPKAFLFNQGSLIQEMKKRGLGRPSTYAEIVSTLLNKYYVYELKTGGLVPTSLGKQVYEYLSSRFNAYVSEEFTRELETFMDQVEEGKKEWVEICYTLLPLLKELNIIS, via the coding sequence ATGCTGTATTTTATCGATAATGGATGTCCCAATTGTAAGGGGATGGTCTCAGATGAAAGGTTAGGAAAAGGATTGCCTTGTGTATCTTGTCTTCCTGAGGAAAAAATTCCTGCAAATCCTTCGATTACATCGATTTGTAAAACCTTAGACCAAGAAAAAACCTTAAAATATCTAAAAATTTTTGGAGAGGTAGAAAAAAAAGTAACCAAGTTCAAAAAACTGTTTAAAGAAATCATAGAAGCTGAACCCTCTTCTTTACAGATAAACTGGGCTAAAAGGTTTTTCTTAGGGGAATCCTTTGCTATCATCGCGCCTACCGGTACTGGTAAATCAACCTTTGGACTATTAGGTGCTCTTCTTACCTCTAAAAAAGCCTTGATTATCGTTCCTACTAAAATGTTAGTTAATCAAGTAGAAACCAAAATAAACGAATTCCTTGATAAAACCTCTTCCAGCGCTTTAAAGAAAAAAAGGATTTTAGCCTATACCGGCAACAAAAAAGAAAAGGAACTTTTAGAAAAACAAAACTTTGATGTGTTTATTTGTACGTCAGCTTTTATGCACAAAAACTTTGAGGTTCTAAAAAAAATAGATTTTTCTCTTATCTTTGTAGATGACGTAGACTCTTTTTTAAAAAGTAGCAAAAACGTAGACAATCTGTTTTTGTTGTTGGGGTTTTCTGAAGAAGAAATAAGGCTGGCTTTAAAAAGAGAAAAAACGGAAGATGACTATTCAGAGCTTTTAAAAATCAAACAAAACCATAGAAACCATCAAAAACAGCTTATCATTTCTTCTGCTACGTTAAGACCAAGAACTAACAGAGTCTTTCTATTTCAGAACCTGCTTGGGTTTGAAATCACCAGGTTTATTTCTACCTTAAGAAAGGTGGTTGACACCTGTTTGGATTTAGGAGAGCCAAGGGATATCCATAGGCTTTCTGAAGAGGCGATAAAACTGGCAAAGGCCTTAGGTAAGGGTGGTTTAATTTTTATAGAAGAATCCTATGGAAGGGCTTATGTAGAAAAGTTTACCGAAGAACTTAGAAAAATGGGAGTAAAAGCTATTTCCTATTTAGAAACCTCTGAGGAGGAACTTTTAACTAAACTAAAACAAGGGGAGGTTGAGGTAGCGGTAGGTCTTTGTCATCTTGGCAATCCTTTAGTGAGAGGGTTGGATTTGCCTGAAATATTAAGATATGCAATATTTTTGGGGGTTCCTAAACATGTCTTTCCTCTTTCTACAAGCGGAGAAACCTTTTCCCTTTCTGCTACCCCTCAATTTTTACACAGTCTTCTTTTATCCCTTATGCCTCTTTTTAAGGATGAAGAGCGAATTACTGCCATCTCTTATGTAAACTATCTTAAGAGATTTTTAACCTTAAAAGAAGAGGATCTGCCTAAGTATGAAGGACTATATAAAAAAGTACTTTCTATCAAAGGGTTTTTAGAGGAAAAATTACAGAATCCTGAGTTTATAGAAAAACTTAAAACCAGTGAAGAAGTATTTTTAGAAAGAGACGAAAAAGGGGGGTACAACCTTATCGTAGGTAATGCCTCGTCCTATCTTCAAGCTTCGGGAAGGGTTTCAAGGCTTACCACCAAAGGGCTTATGCCTGGAATTTCGGTTATTTTGGTAGATAGTTTGAAAGCTCTAAACAGCCTTAAAAAAAGACTAAAGTTTTATTTGAGCGAAGAATTAGAGATAAAAGAAGTAAGCTTTAAACAAATAATCGAGCTTGACATCAAAATAAAAGAAGAAAGAAAAAAGATTTCAGCTGAAAAAATAGATTTTAAAAACTATCTCCTTATCGTAGAGTCCCCTCACAAAGCTAAAACGATAGCTAATTTTTTTGGAAAACCCTCTGTTAGAAGGTATAATAATCTCTGGATTTACGAAATCCCTATGGAAAACACCTTACTTTCTGTTTGTGCCTCTTTAGGGCATATATATAACCTTTCAAGGAAAAAAGGGATTTTTGGGGTTTTAAAAGATAATGGCAATTTTTATCCTGTTTTTAACACCATAAAAATAGATAGAGAGAAAGGAGAACAGTACATAGATGATGAAGAGATAAAAGAAAAGGAAAACCTCTTTGATAAAGGAGAAATCATAGAAGGGCTAAGGGTGCTTAGTTTTTGTTCGGACCAAACCTTTATTGCTTCTGACCCTGATTCTGAAGGAGAAAAGATTGCTTATGACCTTTACATCAACCTTAAACCTTTTCAAAAAAACATAAAAAGACTTGAATTCCACGAGGTTACTGTAAGAGCACTAAAACAAGCTTTAAGCGCACCTCAAGAAATAAACCTTCCTCGAGTTAAAGCTCAATTAGCCAGAAGATTAGCTGACCGCTGGGTTGGTTTTTCTCTTTCTCAAGAACTGTGGAAGGTTTTCCAAAAAAATTATCTTTCTGCCGGAAGGGTCCAAACTCCGGTTTTAGGTTGGGTTATAGAAAGAGAAAAATTAAGTAAACAATATAAATATAGAGTAAACTTTACGATAAATCAACATCCCTTTTCTATCGAGGTTGAAGACAAATCAGAAGCAGAAAAAATAGAAAAACACTTGCCTCAGGCTAAAATCAGCTTAGTAGGACAAAAAGAAGATGAGTTTTCACCTCCCCCTCCTTACACTACAGATACCATTTTAGAGGAGGCTTACCACTTTTTCAAATTTTCTACCTCTTATACCATGTCCCTTCTGCAAGAACTTTTCGAATTAGGGCTCATCACTTATCACCGTACAGATTCAACTCGCATTTCAGAGGTAGGAAGGTTTCAAGTAGCCAAGCCTTATATCTCAGAACGTTTTGGAGAAGAATTATTCTCTCCTCGAGAATGGTTCAGTGAAGGAGCCCATGAAGGTATAAGGCCTACCCGTCCTTGGGATGTAGAAGAATTAAAACTAAGGGTAGCCCATGGACTTCTTTCTTTTAAAAAATATAAAGATAGTTTTAGAATCTATGACCTTATCTTCAGAAGGTTTCTGGCAAGTCAAATGAGAAAAACCAAAGTCCTAAAAAAAACGCTTAAACTAAACCTCCCCTTCTTTACCTGGGAAGAAGAAGTAATAGTAGAAATCCTACTTAATGGTTATGATTTAATTTGGATTAAACCTCAGCTCTTTCCTGTCTCTTCTTCTTTAAAAATAGAAAACATCTCTTTAACCAAAATTCCAAAAGCCTTTCTGTTTAACCAAGGCTCCCTTATTCAAGAAATGAAAAAAAGAGGATTAGGAAGGCCTTCTACTTATGCAGAAATCGTCTCTACCCTTTTAAACAAGTATTATGTTTATGAGTTAAAAACCGGTGGGCTGGTTCCTACCTCCTTAGGGAAACAAGTTTATGAATACCTAAGCTCAAGATTTAACGCTTACGTCTCAGAAGAATTTACCAGAGAGTTAGAAACCTTTATGGATCAAGTAGAGGAAGGTAAAAAGGAGTGGGTAGAAATTTGTTATACCCTTTTACCTCTTTTAAAGGAGTTAAACATCATCTCTTAA
- a CDS encoding cysteine desulfurase family protein, whose protein sequence is MQDLKPIYLDYNATTPVLPEVLEAFNRYSSEEFANPSSGHALGKRVKQSLEKFREEVASLLNAFSEEIIFTSGGTESNHLSLLGIALTQGKGHVLVSAFEHPSVLNPVVKLLEMGFEVDFIPVNPQGYVEPDEVLKRIKRHTFLVSVMLANNEIGTIQPVEEIAKICREREILFHTDACQAVGKISVDVKKIGCHLLSFAGHKMYAPKGIGGLFVEKGVSLSPLFWGGGQERGIRPGTEPVGLIAALAKAAEIAKKDVNFEAERLNFLKETLYQGLKEVYPNLYRYGLPEKTLPNTLTISFVGKDGRKILEDLPEICASTGSACHDRKGSNTLIALKVNEKIAQGTIRFSLGRYTTLEDIERTIKFFQDYFV, encoded by the coding sequence ATGCAGGATTTAAAGCCGATATATTTAGATTATAACGCTACTACCCCGGTTTTACCAGAGGTTTTAGAAGCCTTTAATAGATATTCTTCAGAAGAATTTGCCAATCCAAGTTCAGGACATGCTTTAGGGAAAAGGGTCAAACAATCCCTTGAAAAGTTTAGAGAGGAGGTAGCAAGTCTTTTAAACGCTTTTTCAGAAGAAATAATTTTTACCTCTGGAGGGACAGAGTCCAACCATCTTTCTTTGTTAGGAATAGCTTTAACCCAAGGGAAAGGACATGTTTTAGTAAGCGCCTTTGAACATCCTTCGGTTTTAAATCCGGTTGTTAAGCTTTTAGAAATGGGTTTTGAGGTAGATTTTATACCTGTTAATCCTCAAGGATATGTAGAGCCTGACGAGGTATTAAAAAGAATAAAAAGACATACCTTTTTAGTCTCTGTGATGTTAGCTAATAATGAGATAGGCACTATACAGCCTGTTGAAGAGATCGCTAAAATTTGTCGGGAAAGGGAAATTTTATTCCATACAGACGCTTGTCAGGCAGTGGGTAAAATCTCGGTAGATGTAAAAAAAATAGGCTGTCATCTTTTATCTTTTGCAGGTCATAAGATGTATGCCCCTAAAGGAATAGGAGGACTTTTTGTAGAAAAAGGGGTCTCTCTTTCTCCTCTTTTTTGGGGAGGTGGGCAGGAAAGAGGTATAAGACCTGGGACTGAACCGGTTGGGCTGATAGCTGCCTTGGCTAAAGCAGCAGAGATAGCTAAAAAAGACGTAAACTTTGAGGCAGAAAGGCTAAATTTTTTGAAAGAAACCCTGTATCAAGGACTTAAAGAAGTTTATCCTAATCTTTATCGTTATGGATTGCCTGAAAAGACCCTCCCGAATACTTTAACCATTTCTTTTGTAGGAAAAGACGGACGAAAGATTTTAGAAGACCTTCCAGAGATATGTGCCTCTACAGGTTCTGCTTGCCATGACCGTAAAGGTTCTAACACACTTATTGCCTTGAAGGTAAACGAAAAAATAGCCCAAGGAACTATACGGTTTTCTTTAGGAAGGTATACTACCCTTGAAGACATAGAAAGAACAATAAAATTTTTCCAAGATTATTTTGTTTAA
- a CDS encoding glycoside hydrolase family 3 protein, whose amino-acid sequence MVKPQDLSTEERELYRDLKFVNFIFFKEHFQGDFQEILTRLKSLGELGFLAVDQEGGRVCRIPGDFASPLEISLAYQKSGDISLVKNWAKSLAKAVIEKGLNLNLAPVVDLVGAEAEEFIRSRTFGKDPELVKLLGEVVISEHKKLRCFTCVKHFPGLDEVNIDPHKALPQKEKVSQPSLEVFRFFAEKEAPFLMTTHLVVKTLEDFPVTFSSKAVKMLREQLGFKGGIVTDDLNMGALGSWELAERIILSLASGHNLLIFCGSLNELASCLFDIKTEIEKSPTLKARLSESLYLLNRLKERFYG is encoded by the coding sequence TTGGTAAAACCACAGGATTTGTCTACCGAAGAAAGGGAACTATATCGAGATCTTAAGTTCGTTAACTTCATCTTTTTTAAAGAACATTTCCAAGGTGATTTCCAAGAGATATTAACCCGACTTAAATCTTTAGGAGAGTTAGGTTTTTTAGCTGTAGACCAAGAGGGAGGAAGAGTTTGCAGGATCCCCGGAGATTTTGCTTCTCCTTTAGAGATTAGTTTAGCTTATCAAAAAAGCGGGGATATATCTTTGGTAAAAAACTGGGCAAAAAGCCTGGCTAAAGCAGTTATAGAAAAGGGTCTTAACCTTAACCTTGCGCCTGTAGTAGATTTAGTAGGAGCTGAGGCAGAAGAGTTTATAAGGTCTCGCACCTTCGGTAAAGACCCTGAATTGGTTAAGCTATTAGGCGAAGTAGTAATCTCAGAACATAAAAAACTAAGGTGTTTTACTTGTGTTAAACATTTTCCTGGTTTAGATGAAGTTAACATCGACCCGCATAAAGCCCTTCCTCAAAAGGAAAAAGTTAGTCAACCTTCCTTAGAGGTTTTCCGGTTTTTTGCAGAAAAAGAAGCGCCTTTTTTGATGACCACCCATCTTGTGGTTAAAACCTTAGAAGATTTTCCGGTTACCTTTTCTTCAAAGGCTGTTAAGATGTTAAGAGAACAGCTTGGTTTTAAAGGAGGAATAGTTACTGATGATTTAAACATGGGAGCTTTAGGAAGTTGGGAACTTGCTGAAAGAATAATCCTAAGTTTGGCAAGTGGGCATAACCTACTTATCTTTTGTGGGTCTTTGAACGAATTAGCCTCCTGTTTGTTTGACATAAAAACCGAGATAGAAAAAAGCCCCACCTTAAAAGCGAGACTTTCTGAAAGTTTGTATCTGTTAAACAGACTTAAGGAGAGATTTTATGGATAG
- a CDS encoding fumarate hydratase: MDREVAYQEIVEKVKEAYIKACKILPEEVLVALKKALEEETEPLAKAVLEVLIENAEIALKENLPICQDTGIPVVWVRMGEEVKIENLEKAVNEGLFLAYKEGLLRASVCEVLTRKNTGTNTPAVIHYEIVPERVLEIEVLPKGCGSENMSALVMLPPSAGVEGIKRFVVETVKKAGPNPCPPITVGVGIGGTFEKAALLAKRALFRPLGKLHPNPEIACLERELLTQINTLMIGPLGLKGKTTALGVHIETYPSHIASLPVAVNLQCHAYRIAKIKLL; encoded by the coding sequence ATGGATAGAGAGGTTGCTTATCAGGAAATAGTAGAAAAAGTAAAAGAAGCCTACATAAAGGCCTGCAAAATTCTACCCGAAGAAGTGTTGGTAGCTTTGAAAAAGGCCTTAGAGGAAGAGACAGAACCATTAGCTAAGGCGGTTTTAGAGGTTTTGATAGAAAATGCAGAGATAGCCTTAAAAGAAAACCTACCTATTTGTCAAGATACAGGGATTCCAGTAGTCTGGGTTAGGATGGGAGAAGAGGTAAAGATAGAGAACTTAGAAAAAGCTGTTAACGAAGGTCTTTTTTTAGCGTATAAAGAAGGATTGCTTAGAGCCTCTGTTTGTGAGGTTCTTACCAGAAAGAATACAGGGACCAACACCCCGGCGGTTATACATTACGAGATAGTCCCGGAAAGGGTTTTAGAAATTGAGGTTTTACCTAAGGGGTGCGGAAGTGAAAACATGAGTGCCCTTGTGATGTTGCCTCCGTCTGCTGGGGTAGAAGGTATTAAAAGGTTTGTAGTAGAAACCGTTAAAAAGGCTGGACCTAATCCCTGTCCTCCGATAACCGTAGGGGTAGGGATAGGAGGAACTTTTGAAAAAGCAGCCCTTTTAGCTAAAAGGGCTCTTTTTAGACCTTTGGGAAAGCTACATCCTAACCCTGAAATAGCCTGCTTGGAAAGAGAACTTCTCACCCAGATTAACACCCTTATGATAGGACCTTTAGGCCTAAAAGGTAAGACCACCGCCTTAGGGGTGCACATAGAAACCTATCCTTCTCACATCGCAAGCCTTCCTGTAGCGGTAAACCTTCAGTGTCATGCCTACCGAATAGCTAAAATAAAACTTTTATAA
- the rsmD gene encoding 16S rRNA (guanine(966)-N(2))-methyltransferase RsmD: protein MKITGGFLKGQKLFLPPSKTLEIRPLRSRIRKSVFDLLGQDLSGIKVLDLFAGTGALGIEAISRGAELVFFIDLNELSLSLIRKNLEKFKLTDKAYVLKLKLPEGLTKLSKNYPEVKFDLVFITPPYRTGLSLKTLKALPLNLLTSEATIMVEEAKEVNLPEKTISFFLKDKRTYGETSLYFYQPICLNKEEGS from the coding sequence TTGAAAATTACAGGAGGATTTTTAAAAGGCCAAAAACTTTTTCTTCCTCCTTCTAAAACTTTAGAAATAAGACCGCTAAGAAGCAGGATTAGAAAATCGGTTTTTGACCTTTTAGGTCAGGACCTTTCTGGGATTAAGGTTTTAGACCTGTTTGCAGGAACAGGGGCCCTTGGAATTGAAGCCATCTCCAGAGGAGCAGAGCTGGTCTTTTTTATAGACCTTAATGAATTAAGTCTATCCCTCATCCGTAAAAACTTAGAAAAATTTAAACTTACTGATAAGGCCTATGTATTAAAGCTAAAACTCCCGGAAGGTCTTACTAAGCTTAGTAAAAACTATCCTGAGGTTAAGTTTGACTTAGTGTTTATTACTCCTCCTTATAGAACCGGGCTTAGCCTTAAAACCCTTAAAGCCTTACCGCTAAATCTTTTAACCTCAGAGGCAACAATTATGGTTGAAGAAGCTAAGGAAGTAAACCTTCCTGAAAAGACAATTTCATTTTTTTTAAAAGACAAAAGAACCTACGGGGAAACCTCTCTCTATTTTTATCAACCTATCTGTCTAAACAAAGAGGAGGGCTCTTAG
- a CDS encoding spermine synthase, whose protein sequence is MTGNFWWREKIFKDFGHAYKVELVFEEKGLQEIQIFKNPSWGYFFVLDGIVQFTEKDEFIYHETITHLPASLLPSPPEKVVIVGGGDGGVLRELQKIPTLKKLIQFEIDTLVFNLCQKYFFKISGDYNDPRVSLIIKDGYLGLKESPSEEFDLVIVDCTDPVGPAKTLYTVEFYQEALRVLKSYGVFIQQASLPAYFPHIIKEAYPKICQVFPYVKIVRCYVPCYGEEIAFFLATKEPKDWFNPKQIFQGRYYHPGLNPYYFSLPQTWLEILK, encoded by the coding sequence TTGACTGGAAACTTTTGGTGGCGTGAAAAAATCTTCAAAGACTTTGGACATGCCTATAAAGTTGAATTAGTTTTTGAAGAAAAGGGATTACAAGAAATACAGATTTTTAAGAACCCCTCATGGGGTTATTTTTTTGTTTTAGACGGTATTGTTCAGTTTACGGAAAAAGATGAATTTATTTATCATGAAACCATAACCCACCTTCCTGCAAGTCTCCTCCCCTCCCCACCTGAAAAAGTAGTAATTGTAGGAGGTGGGGATGGAGGAGTTTTAAGAGAACTCCAAAAAATTCCTACCTTAAAAAAATTAATCCAATTTGAAATAGATACCTTGGTGTTTAACCTTTGTCAAAAATATTTCTTTAAAATCTCAGGCGACTATAATGACCCAAGGGTTAGTCTGATTATCAAAGATGGTTACTTAGGTTTAAAAGAAAGCCCTTCAGAAGAATTTGATCTAGTAATAGTTGATTGCACCGACCCTGTAGGGCCAGCCAAAACTTTATATACCGTTGAGTTTTATCAAGAAGCTTTAAGAGTTCTTAAATCTTATGGGGTTTTTATTCAACAGGCAAGCTTACCGGCTTATTTTCCCCATATCATAAAAGAGGCTTACCCTAAAATCTGTCAAGTGTTTCCGTATGTAAAAATAGTCAGATGTTATGTACCTTGTTATGGGGAAGAGATTGCCTTTTTCTTAGCTACTAAAGAACCTAAAGACTGGTTTAATCCTAAGCAAATCTTCCAGGGTAGATATTATCATCCTGGATTAAACCCTTATTATTTTTCGTTACCTCAAACATGGTTAGAAATCCTTAAGTAA
- a CDS encoding S-adenosylmethionine decarboxylase family protein — MSTVQTLSQVERLNTCLTQQGALKRCVWSYHIIAEFWGSPFELLAEAPIVEQALKDAVSNNGSKKEVFAISYQFQPFGVSAQVNLGCSHVYIHTWPEKGYSALDILAENKEEAHKILAKLQRNLQPKSIYIAEFARGISEDNLSEGGET, encoded by the coding sequence ATGAGCACAGTTCAAACCCTTAGTCAGGTGGAAAGATTAAATACCTGCCTTACCCAGCAAGGTGCGCTTAAACGATGTGTCTGGTCTTATCATATCATCGCTGAATTCTGGGGTTCCCCTTTTGAACTTCTGGCGGAAGCACCAATAGTAGAACAAGCTCTAAAGGATGCGGTATCTAATAATGGGAGCAAAAAAGAAGTTTTTGCCATAAGCTATCAGTTTCAACCTTTTGGGGTTTCTGCTCAAGTAAACTTAGGTTGTTCTCATGTATACATACACACTTGGCCAGAAAAGGGTTATTCTGCTTTAGATATTTTAGCAGAAAATAAAGAAGAAGCCCATAAGATTTTAGCTAAACTTCAGCGCAACCTCCAACCTAAAAGCATTTACATCGCTGAATTCGCAAGAGGGATTTCTGAAGATAATTTATCAGAGGGAGGAGAAACTTGA
- a CDS encoding NAD(+)/NADH kinase, giving the protein MLKLFYLIKDPQKLQEVLEKIKRKETFLVPLEKISDLPLEEVATFKAILVLGGDGTFLRAVPYAYEYDLPLIGVNLGNFGFLTEICLEELPVFLTLLEKGEVRIQERTLLEITYENQTFIALNEGAIMKGPLGKVIYLSLQIENCFLTNIPGDGLIISTPTGSTAYNLSAGGPVIHPEAKVFVCTPICAFKINLRPFVIPDHFETVVVLHKKREGKNEEVHLLIDGQTNLVIREDEPLRFKKAPKPLKIFSLSEKNYLNILKSKFNW; this is encoded by the coding sequence ATGCTAAAACTTTTTTACTTAATAAAAGACCCCCAAAAACTGCAAGAAGTTCTTGAAAAGATCAAAAGAAAAGAGACTTTTCTTGTCCCTTTAGAAAAAATTTCAGACCTACCTTTAGAAGAAGTCGCAACATTTAAAGCTATCCTTGTGCTTGGAGGAGATGGCACTTTTTTGCGGGCTGTACCTTATGCCTACGAATATGACCTACCTTTAATAGGGGTAAACTTAGGCAATTTTGGTTTTTTAACCGAGATATGTCTAGAAGAACTACCGGTATTTTTAACTTTATTAGAAAAGGGAGAGGTTAGAATCCAAGAAAGAACGCTTTTAGAAATTACTTACGAAAACCAAACCTTTATTGCTTTAAACGAAGGGGCTATTATGAAAGGTCCTTTAGGTAAGGTCATTTATTTGAGCCTCCAGATAGAAAATTGTTTTCTTACTAACATTCCTGGGGATGGGCTGATTATTTCTACCCCCACCGGCTCTACGGCTTATAATCTTTCAGCCGGTGGTCCTGTTATCCATCCAGAAGCTAAAGTTTTTGTTTGTACCCCGATTTGTGCATTTAAAATAAACCTACGTCCTTTTGTTATCCCTGACCATTTTGAGACAGTAGTAGTTTTACATAAAAAAAGAGAAGGAAAAAACGAAGAGGTTCACCTTCTTATAGACGGACAAACTAACTTAGTAATCAGAGAAGATGAACCCCTTCGTTTTAAAAAAGCACCTAAACCTCTTAAAATCTTTAGTTTATCAGAAAAAAATTATCTTAATATACTAAAATCCAAGTTTAACTGGTAA
- a CDS encoding YtxH domain-containing protein, which yields MEGKKTAVLVAFLGGVIVGGIAAILLAPASGAEVRKKIKEEVDEAIEKVKTEAETLKSKAEEITSKAKEVLEAKKEEVKEAIEKSKETLKEKKEELASKLLKKEEV from the coding sequence ATGGAAGGGAAAAAAACAGCTGTTTTAGTTGCCTTTTTAGGAGGGGTAATAGTAGGAGGGATTGCAGCCATTCTTTTAGCCCCTGCTAGCGGTGCTGAAGTTAGAAAAAAAATCAAAGAAGAGGTAGACGAAGCCATAGAGAAGGTTAAAACAGAGGCTGAAACCTTAAAATCTAAGGCTGAAGAAATTACGTCGAAAGCTAAAGAAGTACTTGAGGCTAAAAAGGAAGAAGTTAAAGAGGCCATCGAAAAAAGTAAAGAAACTTTAAAAGAAAAAAAGGAAGAGCTGGCTTCTAAACTCTTAAAAAAAGAAGAGGTGTAA
- a CDS encoding twin-arginine translocase TatA/TatE family subunit has protein sequence METLIYLLILLASGLTALAIYVLYKVNQTIDRLNARLEELSPVLNNLKDATDKASTTLSSAQQAITNLNEVLIGLKIIPEIAKELGESIKDFERFLKNQTEVITDEVKEISNKVKTNLELTKDNLENIKSATSQIKGLTEKVIYDLTPVVNSVTELGQTSKIVLEQLNQQIKKVYVEGTSLAYGAKELIYQIKKIFPLPKLKK, from the coding sequence ATGGAAACTTTGATCTACCTTTTAATCTTACTTGCCTCTGGATTGACAGCATTAGCCATCTATGTCCTTTATAAAGTAAACCAAACCATAGACCGTTTAAATGCAAGATTGGAAGAATTAAGCCCTGTATTAAACAACCTTAAAGATGCTACAGACAAAGCCTCAACTACTTTGAGCTCAGCTCAACAGGCTATTACCAACTTAAACGAAGTTTTAATCGGATTAAAAATTATCCCTGAAATAGCAAAAGAGTTGGGTGAGAGTATTAAAGATTTTGAACGGTTTTTAAAAAACCAAACCGAGGTCATTACAGATGAGGTTAAAGAAATTTCTAATAAGGTAAAAACCAACTTAGAGCTTACTAAAGATAACTTAGAAAACATAAAATCCGCTACTTCTCAAATCAAAGGCTTAACCGAAAAGGTTATCTATGATTTAACCCCTGTTGTTAATTCAGTTACGGAACTTGGTCAAACCTCTAAAATAGTTTTAGAACAATTAAACCAGCAAATTAAAAAGGTATATGTAGAAGGAACCTCTTTAGCTTACGGAGCCAAAGAACTAATATACCAAATAAAAAAAATATTCCCTTTGCCTAAGTTAAAAAAGTAG